In Anabaena sphaerica FACHB-251, a genomic segment contains:
- a CDS encoding RNA-guided endonuclease InsQ/TnpB family protein: MIVFEFKAKGTKQQYQKIDEAIRVARFIRNKCLRFWMDNQNVKPYDLNKYTAVLASEFDFADKLNSMARQAAAERTAFAIKRFFDNCQAKVPGKKGYPRFQKNNRSVEYKSTGWKLLDDRKHIKFIDKCDIGQLKLIGTWDLHFYQIKQIKRVRIVKRSDGYYVQFCVDTERKIDITPAGKTVGLDVGLTNFYTDSQGNKVDNPRYLRKSEKSLKRLQKRVSCKKKGSNNRKKAINRLGRKHLQVSRQRKDFAVKEALCVVKSNDLVAFEKLQVRNMVKNSKLAKSISDVSWLLFTQWLEYFGKIYGRVVVPVAPQYTSQNCSNCGETVKKSLSVRTHVCKCGCVLDRDHNAAINILAKALKQTGYDLSTVGRTETFNACGEMTLYPDLGTSLGKVAH; the protein is encoded by the coding sequence ATGATTGTTTTTGAGTTCAAAGCCAAAGGCACAAAACAGCAATATCAGAAAATTGATGAAGCTATACGCGTAGCTAGGTTCATCCGTAACAAGTGCTTGCGGTTTTGGATGGACAATCAAAATGTTAAACCTTACGACCTAAATAAATATACTGCTGTTTTAGCGTCGGAATTTGATTTTGCTGATAAGTTAAATTCAATGGCTAGACAAGCAGCAGCAGAAAGAACTGCTTTTGCAATTAAAAGATTTTTTGATAATTGTCAAGCTAAAGTTCCCGGCAAAAAAGGATATCCCAGGTTTCAGAAAAACAACCGTTCAGTTGAATATAAATCAACTGGTTGGAAACTTTTAGATGACCGTAAACACATTAAATTTATAGATAAGTGTGATATTGGTCAACTAAAGTTAATTGGAACTTGGGATTTGCACTTTTACCAAATTAAGCAAATAAAAAGAGTCAGGATAGTTAAACGTTCTGACGGTTATTACGTACAGTTTTGTGTAGATACTGAAAGAAAAATTGACATTACTCCAGCAGGTAAAACAGTTGGGTTAGATGTTGGTCTTACTAATTTCTATACTGATTCTCAAGGGAACAAAGTTGATAATCCAAGATATTTGCGTAAGTCAGAAAAATCTTTAAAACGATTACAAAAAAGAGTTAGTTGCAAGAAGAAAGGTTCTAACAATCGCAAAAAAGCTATTAACCGTCTTGGTAGAAAACACTTGCAAGTATCACGTCAGCGTAAAGACTTTGCTGTAAAAGAAGCATTGTGCGTGGTCAAATCTAACGATTTGGTGGCGTTTGAAAAACTGCAAGTGAGAAATATGGTTAAAAATAGCAAACTAGCCAAGTCAATTAGTGATGTTAGTTGGTTATTGTTCACTCAATGGTTAGAGTATTTTGGGAAGATTTACGGGCGCGTGGTTGTACCAGTCGCACCGCAATATACCTCTCAGAATTGCTCTAATTGTGGAGAAACTGTCAAGAAATCATTGTCAGTTAGAACTCATGTTTGTAAGTGTGGGTGTGTTCTTGACCGTGACCACAACGCCGCAATCAACATTTTAGCGAAAGCACTAAAACAAACTGGCTATGATTTAAGTACCGTCGGGCGGACGGAAACTTTTAACGCTTGTGGAGAGATGACCCTCTACCCAGATTTGGGAACAAGTCTAGGCAAGGTTGCTCATTGA
- a CDS encoding HEPN domain-containing protein: MPKSARFRILTRELNRLKKQFLPKISPTGLYSDRQLVRTLAYRVLAHAEIESYLEDRAWEVVLNAKRAWDATGKTSRTLICLVGFSALTMDKPPDTLNKPSRVSQDDHDKRLKISKKIDSAINNFRWVKDNNHGVKEANILALLLPIGIDSNDLDPAWLATMNTFGKERGLVAHSSATSYMTIQPPDPATELNTVQQITQELLRIDELINNLMR, translated from the coding sequence ATGCCAAAATCTGCTAGATTTAGGATTTTAACTAGGGAGCTAAATAGGTTAAAAAAGCAATTTCTACCTAAAATTAGTCCTACAGGTTTATATTCTGATAGACAGTTAGTGAGAACTCTTGCATATAGAGTTTTAGCTCATGCTGAAATCGAATCATACCTTGAAGATAGAGCGTGGGAAGTAGTTTTAAATGCCAAAAGAGCTTGGGATGCTACAGGTAAGACATCCCGCACTTTGATATGTCTAGTTGGTTTCTCTGCTTTAACTATGGATAAACCACCAGACACACTCAACAAACCTAGTAGGGTAAGTCAAGATGATCACGACAAACGACTGAAAATAAGTAAGAAAATAGATTCAGCTATCAATAATTTTCGGTGGGTTAAAGATAATAATCATGGAGTTAAAGAGGCTAATATTTTGGCATTACTCTTACCAATAGGAATAGATAGTAATGATTTAGATCCTGCTTGGCTTGCTACCATGAATACATTTGGGAAAGAACGAGGTCTGGTAGCGCATTCGTCAGCCACATCTTACATGACTATTCAACCTCCAGATCCGGCAACTGAACTAAATACGGTACAGCAAATTACTCAGGAACTTTTAAGAATTGATGAATTAATAAATAATTTAATGAGATAA
- a CDS encoding DUF262 domain-containing protein, with protein MQTTFTTEEEVTFFEEEEEQEIEPQSRNKLIPVLEEISKIVVSGSDWTTETILNQLVRDNIQLNPQFQRRDAWDITRKSRFIESLIVGFPVPQIVLAVNRQEKGKFIVLDGKQRLLTILQFYGRSEKTKNNAFALKDLEFRRDLIGKKYDDFQNDVILSYDLNALDNQTIRTILIRNWYSEDLLYKMFLRLNVENTPLSPQELRQALHPGGFINFLDDKSVESKALRKILKSPNPDFRMRDVELLLRYIGFHYFLSEYRGNLKKFLDMTCENLNKDWEKIQDDVENAVNQFEKAVETTINIFGGSFSRMWLGNKYRSQFNRAILDVMVFYFKDETIRESAQRNKEKVEEAFKSLCSSNSNFKEAIEGTTKNIRETYNRLRLWGESLLEVLDVDFNLPELVDNRIIFNGLR; from the coding sequence ATGCAGACTACATTTACAACAGAAGAAGAAGTAACTTTTTTTGAGGAAGAAGAAGAGCAAGAAATTGAGCCTCAATCTCGTAATAAGTTAATTCCTGTATTAGAGGAAATATCGAAAATCGTTGTTTCTGGTAGTGATTGGACAACGGAAACTATCCTTAATCAACTTGTGCGGGATAATATACAGCTAAATCCACAATTTCAAAGACGAGATGCTTGGGATATAACTCGTAAAAGTAGGTTCATAGAATCACTTATAGTTGGATTTCCAGTCCCCCAAATAGTGTTAGCTGTTAATCGTCAAGAAAAAGGTAAATTTATAGTTCTTGATGGTAAGCAAAGATTGTTAACTATCCTGCAATTTTATGGTAGGAGTGAAAAAACTAAAAACAATGCTTTTGCTTTAAAAGATTTAGAGTTTAGACGTGATTTAATTGGCAAAAAATATGATGATTTTCAAAATGATGTAATCTTGAGTTATGATCTTAATGCTTTAGACAACCAAACTATTCGGACTATATTAATTCGGAATTGGTATAGTGAAGATTTGCTATATAAAATGTTCCTGCGGTTGAATGTAGAAAACACTCCATTATCTCCTCAAGAACTCAGACAAGCATTACATCCAGGTGGTTTTATCAATTTCTTAGATGATAAATCAGTTGAAAGTAAGGCTTTACGAAAAATATTAAAATCACCAAATCCTGATTTTCGGATGAGAGATGTGGAATTGCTGTTGCGTTATATAGGATTTCATTATTTTTTATCTGAATATAGAGGAAATCTTAAAAAATTTCTTGATATGACTTGTGAAAATCTTAATAAAGATTGGGAAAAAATACAGGATGATGTTGAAAATGCAGTTAATCAATTCGAGAAAGCAGTAGAAACAACTATTAATATATTTGGAGGTAGTTTCTCGCGTATGTGGTTGGGCAATAAATATCGCAGCCAGTTTAATCGAGCAATTTTAGATGTAATGGTTTTCTACTTTAAAGATGAGACTATAAGGGAATCTGCTCAAAGAAATAAGGAAAAAGTTGAAGAAGCTTTCAAAAGCTTATGTTCATCCAACAGTAACTTTAAAGAAGCTATTGAGGGAACAACCAAAAACATTCGAGAAACTTACAATCGTTTGAGATTGTGGGGAGAAAGTCTATTAGAAGTTTTAGATGTAGATTTTAACCTACCTGAACTTGTTGATAATCGAATTATTTTTAATGGGTTGAGGTAG
- a CDS encoding aminotransferase class I/II-fold pyridoxal phosphate-dependent enzyme, whose protein sequence is MLNQNQTPLIDALKASISRPHAPFYTPGHKRGAGISPILTDLFGKDVFRADLTELAELDNLFTPESAILTAQELAAAAFGAEKTWFLVNGSTCGIEAAILATCGMNDKIILPRNVHSSVISGLILSGAIPIFIHPEYDEDLDIAHSITPEDLNTTLAKHPDAKAVLIVYPTYYGVCGDLSAIAQITHQYHIPLIVDEAHGAHFAFHADLPTSALAAGADLTIQSIHKTLGAMTQASMLHIQGNRINIDRLNKALQLVQSTSPSFILLASLDAARQQMAINGQKLMSQTLQLAEGARNEISQIPGLSVLEISPTFKKGGVFDLDQTRLTVNVVQLGLTGFAAEDILNEMGVTPEFSSLQNLTFIISLGNNQSDIDALVQGLKKLAQIPQLTSQYKICKYRNDAKIAHILCISPREAFFANSETLPLEKTVDRVCAEIVCPYPPGIPVLMPGEIITKSALEYLLQIQSLGGFISGCMDNKIHNLKVIKT, encoded by the coding sequence ATGCTCAACCAAAACCAAACCCCCCTCATAGATGCCTTAAAAGCCTCCATTTCTCGTCCCCACGCACCATTTTACACCCCTGGACATAAACGCGGTGCAGGAATTTCCCCAATTTTAACGGATTTATTCGGTAAAGATGTCTTTCGTGCTGATTTAACCGAACTCGCAGAATTAGATAATCTCTTCACACCTGAAAGTGCAATTTTAACAGCACAAGAATTAGCCGCAGCAGCTTTTGGTGCAGAAAAAACTTGGTTTTTAGTTAATGGTTCTACCTGTGGAATTGAAGCCGCAATTCTCGCTACTTGCGGTATGAATGATAAAATTATTCTGCCTAGAAATGTGCATTCTTCTGTAATTTCTGGTTTAATTCTTTCTGGTGCAATTCCTATTTTTATTCATCCCGAATATGATGAAGATTTAGATATTGCTCATAGCATTACACCGGAAGATTTAAACACAACTTTAGCCAAACATCCTGATGCTAAAGCAGTGCTGATAGTTTATCCTACTTATTATGGTGTTTGTGGAGATTTGAGTGCGATCGCCCAAATTACCCATCAATATCATATTCCCCTGATTGTAGATGAAGCACATGGCGCACATTTTGCTTTTCACGCTGATTTACCTACCTCAGCTTTAGCCGCAGGTGCAGATTTAACAATACAGTCAATTCATAAAACATTGGGTGCAATGACACAGGCATCAATGTTACATATTCAAGGTAATAGAATTAATATTGATAGATTAAATAAAGCCTTACAATTAGTACAATCTACAAGTCCTAGTTTTATTCTTTTAGCTTCCCTCGATGCTGCACGTCAACAAATGGCTATCAATGGACAAAAGTTGATGTCTCAAACTTTGCAATTAGCTGAAGGAGCAAGAAATGAAATTAGTCAAATTCCTGGTTTGTCAGTTTTGGAGATCTCCCCAACCTTTAAAAAGGGGGGGGTTTTTGATTTGGATCAAACAAGGTTAACTGTGAATGTTGTTCAATTAGGTTTAACAGGGTTTGCAGCTGAAGATATCCTCAATGAAATGGGTGTAACTCCAGAATTTTCATCCCTGCAAAATCTGACTTTTATTATTAGTTTGGGTAACAATCAATCAGATATTGACGCATTAGTGCAAGGGTTGAAAAAACTGGCTCAGATACCACAATTGACAAGTCAGTACAAAATATGTAAATATAGAAACGATGCTAAGATTGCTCATATCTTGTGCATTTCTCCCCGTGAGGCTTTTTTTGCTAATAGTGAAACCCTCCCTTTGGAGAAAACTGTAGATAGAGTTTGTGCAGAAATTGTTTGCCCCTATCCTCCTGGAATTCCTGTATTAATGCCTGGAGAAATCATTACAAAATCGGCTTTAGAATATCTGCTGCAAATTCAGTCTTTAGGGGGATTTATTAGTGGTTGTATGGATAACAAAATCCACAACCTAAAGGTTATAAAAACTTAA
- a CDS encoding DUF2059 domain-containing protein, which translates to MKIKFLSSAVLFLLITSVSLPTSAQSLTNRNELAANVKDTEKINNIKKLLEITGAKSLTQQILNQMLNSMKSEYNQVPAKFWDTFAAELNPDEMIKEYIPLYDKYFTNEEIKALIAFYQTPIGQKTLTVTPQITRDSTEIGIKYGREAAQRALQKLESEGYIRNR; encoded by the coding sequence ATGAAGATCAAATTCCTAAGTTCAGCAGTGCTATTTTTACTTATAACATCTGTAAGCCTACCAACTTCGGCTCAGTCTCTTACTAATCGAAATGAACTTGCGGCTAATGTTAAAGACACCGAAAAAATTAATAACATCAAAAAATTATTAGAAATAACAGGTGCAAAAAGTCTGACTCAACAGATATTAAATCAAATGTTAAATTCAATGAAATCTGAATACAATCAAGTACCAGCAAAATTCTGGGATACTTTTGCTGCTGAACTCAACCCAGATGAAATGATCAAGGAGTATATTCCTCTATATGATAAATATTTTACCAATGAAGAAATAAAAGCCCTTATTGCCTTTTATCAAACACCAATAGGACAAAAAACTTTGACTGTAACTCCTCAAATTACTCGAGATTCCACAGAAATTGGGATCAAATATGGCAGAGAAGCTGCCCAAAGAGCTTTACAAAAATTGGAATCTGAAGGATATATTCGCAATCGTTAA
- the trpC gene encoding indole-3-glycerol phosphate synthase TrpC produces the protein MNYPITISNSRLQPILREIVWQKKLEVAQIQQEMSLASLQRQLTAAPTVRDFFTALQQSLDKPSLIAEVKKRFADEDILTADFDPLAIAKSYERGGATCISVVTDQKFFHGGFDHLRIIRHRIALPLLCKDFILDPCQIYLARAAGADAVLLIAAILTDQQINNFLRVIHYLGMNAVVEVHNLTELDRVLKLDDVRIISINNRSLEDFSVNISTTQQLMAARRSHLQNLGILVVSESGIETPADLSLMADAGINAVLMGDSLLQEGDLEEAVRSLLKSKIPVYKDLVKKGI, from the coding sequence ATGAACTACCCAATTACTATCTCTAATAGTCGTCTGCAACCCATACTCAGAGAAATTGTCTGGCAGAAAAAGCTAGAAGTTGCACAAATACAACAAGAAATGTCTCTCGCATCTTTGCAACGTCAATTAACTGCTGCTCCGACTGTCAGAGATTTCTTTACTGCTTTGCAGCAAAGTCTTGACAAACCTAGCTTGATTGCAGAGGTAAAAAAAAGATTTGCTGACGAAGATATACTTACAGCAGATTTTGATCCTTTAGCGATCGCTAAATCTTATGAACGTGGTGGAGCAACTTGTATATCTGTCGTTACTGACCAAAAATTCTTTCATGGTGGTTTTGATCATCTGCGGATTATCCGACATCGGATAGCATTACCGCTGTTGTGTAAAGATTTCATTCTTGATCCTTGCCAAATTTATTTAGCAAGAGCAGCAGGTGCGGATGCAGTTTTATTAATTGCTGCTATTCTTACAGATCAGCAGATAAATAACTTTTTGCGGGTGATTCACTATTTGGGAATGAATGCTGTGGTTGAAGTTCATAATTTAACTGAATTAGATCGTGTACTCAAGTTAGATGATGTACGTATTATCAGCATTAATAACCGCAGTTTAGAAGATTTTAGTGTGAATATTAGCACTACTCAGCAATTAATGGCTGCTAGGCGATCGCATTTACAAAACTTAGGGATTTTGGTTGTCAGTGAGTCGGGAATTGAGACACCTGCTGATTTATCTTTGATGGCTGATGCTGGTATTAATGCAGTTTTGATGGGAGATTCTTTACTACAAGAAGGAGATTTAGAAGAGGCTGTCAGGAGTCTACTCAAGTCCAAAATTCCTGTCTATAAAGACTTAGTGAAAAAAGGAATTTAA
- a CDS encoding HetP family heterocyst commitment protein — translation MSQNVADYNRQINKKINTEQIEQIVKAIIAGKYSWACVLLLRFSGHNPIDYIPYRTYIRLLKNNCLLGGSRQDQTAKKEVEMFNLKSSWIHF, via the coding sequence ATGAGTCAAAACGTTGCTGATTATAATAGACAAATTAATAAGAAAATTAATACCGAACAAATAGAACAAATAGTCAAGGCAATTATAGCCGGCAAGTATTCCTGGGCTTGTGTTTTACTGTTGCGTTTTTCTGGACACAACCCTATCGACTATATACCCTACCGTACTTATATCAGATTGCTCAAAAATAATTGCCTACTCGGTGGCTCTAGACAAGATCAAACTGCTAAAAAAGAGGTGGAAATGTTTAACCTTAAGTCAAGTTGGATTCATTTTTAA
- a CDS encoding sensor histidine kinase produces the protein MNMNFGDFGDSMLKKLNYGSFHPGLELKFADFLINKIVDAAFCLGENAQFLYVNNATCDLTEYSREELLSMKLNDLDVDCSSHNWSAQWQHLTNLENLSFKSRYRTKEGRIFLAAINLTYIQYQDSEFCCGFIRENSNELVDLSVQKWIDEGREIKKSLQKESAKIQPQHIDTLLRLRESRFRTLLEATNASIFLLQGTQICYVNPAAELLTGYTKRELLAGFDFNQLIKTRKPKHREATNSEHQEINILTKDGTERWLDVAVTRFDGGIDFHGQEVEVFTAIDITDYKYAQLELRQTLKQAKEISELRANVVAMLCHQFRTPLNVISFSNSLLKRHIDRWKGEKSLLFLGHIQTAVEQVNQVLDDILFLAKTESSKVGFESKQINLVDLCQDLIAKILIANSGKYIDFHSRGNCLKVWIDQKLLEPILNNLLENAIKYSPIGSVVDLTVDCDQETITFQIKDEGIGIPEVDQQRLFEPFYRGSNVDKISGTGLGLSIVKTLVDLHGGQIKVVSEVGVGTTFTVVLPSVPSCDSEIA, from the coding sequence ATGAATATGAATTTTGGGGATTTTGGGGATTCCATGTTAAAAAAACTCAACTACGGGAGTTTTCATCCAGGATTGGAGTTAAAATTTGCTGATTTTCTCATCAATAAAATTGTAGATGCAGCTTTTTGTTTAGGAGAAAACGCGCAGTTTCTTTATGTCAATAATGCCACCTGCGATCTAACAGAGTATTCCCGCGAAGAATTACTTTCTATGAAGCTAAATGATTTAGATGTAGATTGTTCATCGCACAACTGGTCAGCACAATGGCAACATCTGACAAACCTAGAGAACCTCTCCTTTAAATCTCGCTATCGCACAAAGGAAGGACGAATATTTTTAGCTGCAATAAATCTTACTTATATACAATACCAAGACAGCGAGTTTTGCTGTGGTTTCATTCGGGAAAACAGTAACGAATTAGTAGATTTGAGTGTCCAAAAATGGATTGATGAAGGTAGAGAAATTAAAAAAAGTTTACAAAAAGAAAGTGCTAAAATTCAACCTCAACATATTGACACCTTACTGCGGCTCAGAGAGTCTAGATTTCGCACTTTGCTAGAAGCTACCAACGCTAGTATTTTTCTGCTTCAAGGTACACAAATTTGCTATGTAAATCCTGCTGCGGAGTTACTCACTGGCTATACAAAAAGGGAACTGTTAGCAGGCTTTGATTTTAACCAACTTATCAAGACTCGAAAACCTAAACATCGGGAAGCAACTAACTCTGAACATCAGGAGATAAATATCCTTACCAAAGACGGTACAGAGCGATGGTTAGACGTTGCGGTAACTCGGTTTGATGGAGGCATAGATTTTCATGGTCAAGAAGTTGAAGTCTTTACAGCTATTGATATCACAGATTACAAATATGCACAATTAGAATTGCGTCAGACTTTAAAACAAGCTAAAGAAATCAGCGAACTTAGAGCGAATGTTGTGGCTATGCTCTGCCATCAATTTCGTACACCACTAAATGTTATTTCATTTTCTAATAGCTTACTCAAACGACATATAGATAGATGGAAAGGAGAAAAGAGCTTACTATTTCTTGGACACATACAAACAGCGGTAGAACAAGTAAATCAGGTATTAGATGATATTTTATTCTTGGCTAAAACAGAATCATCAAAAGTTGGTTTTGAATCTAAACAAATTAATTTAGTGGATCTGTGCCAGGATTTAATTGCAAAAATACTGATAGCTAATAGTGGCAAGTATATTGATTTTCATAGTCGAGGAAACTGTTTGAAAGTATGGATTGATCAAAAATTACTGGAGCCTATTTTGAATAACTTGCTTGAAAATGCAATTAAATATTCTCCTATTGGCAGTGTGGTGGATTTAACGGTTGATTGTGACCAAGAGACAATAACTTTTCAGATTAAAGATGAAGGTATTGGTATTCCCGAAGTAGATCAGCAAAGGCTTTTTGAACCGTTTTATAGAGGTAGCAATGTTGATAAAATTTCGGGAACAGGACTGGGCTTATCGATTGTTAAAACTCTTGTTGACTTACATGGAGGTCAAATCAAAGTGGTTAGTGAAGTTGGTGTAGGTACTACATTTACTGTGGTGCTACCATCCGTTCCCTCTTGTGATTCTGAAATTGCTTAA
- a CDS encoding response regulator transcription factor has translation MIHESSKTILVIEDHALTRHLFLKGLEAEGFVTIGAENGQVGIQQAEEYLPDLVICDLMMPVMDGYSVLTRLRQNHLTAIIPFIFLTASNSKASIRKGMELGADDYLSKPATIDDLLKAITIRLEKQSLLRSWYAARSHPISELPATSANSDLTFPMVPHLKKVFDYIEAHYHQGITLSDVAEAVGYSPAYLTTQVSKQTGESVNTWIVKRRMAAARPLLKNTNQTIEEIAIRLGYQNACHFSRQFRQHHGLSPTIWRKQHQLVHVSAASNLQFIKSRSQLTNAIPC, from the coding sequence ATGATACACGAATCGTCGAAAACAATTCTTGTAATTGAAGATCATGCTCTTACCCGCCATCTTTTCTTAAAGGGTCTTGAGGCTGAAGGTTTTGTAACGATAGGAGCAGAAAACGGCCAAGTTGGTATTCAGCAAGCAGAAGAGTATTTACCTGATTTAGTAATTTGTGATCTGATGATGCCAGTTATGGATGGTTACAGTGTTTTAACTAGGCTGCGTCAAAATCATCTCACAGCAATTATTCCTTTTATTTTTCTCACAGCTAGTAACTCTAAGGCATCTATAAGAAAAGGGATGGAATTGGGAGCAGATGATTATTTAAGTAAACCTGCTACAATCGATGATTTGCTAAAAGCAATCACTATTCGATTAGAAAAGCAATCTCTTCTCCGCTCCTGGTATGCTGCTAGGTCTCATCCAATCTCAGAACTTCCAGCTACATCAGCAAATTCAGACTTAACCTTTCCCATGGTTCCCCACTTAAAAAAAGTTTTCGACTATATTGAAGCTCATTATCACCAAGGCATTACTTTATCTGATGTCGCTGAAGCTGTTGGTTATTCTCCAGCGTACTTAACGACCCAAGTATCCAAGCAAACAGGCGAAAGTGTTAACACTTGGATTGTCAAGCGACGTATGGCCGCAGCGCGTCCTTTACTGAAAAATACTAATCAGACTATTGAAGAAATTGCCATAAGACTGGGCTATCAAAATGCTTGTCATTTTTCCCGTCAGTTTCGTCAACATCATGGTTTATCTCCCACAATTTGGAGAAAACAACATCAATTAGTTCATGTTTCCGCAGCTTCAAACCTGCAATTTATCAAATCTCGCTCTCAGTTAACAAACGCTATTCCTTGTTAA
- a CDS encoding DUF3082 domain-containing protein, whose protein sequence is MNEPNVTPSKETPEQVPPTPLRCITGAVMSGGFAFAMYSLMIAIATTFAAKPIHSDNPMVVNIGSAVRTLVVGVVALGTGIFGIVALGLLALSVQLVIQQFTTSKNS, encoded by the coding sequence ATGAATGAACCAAATGTTACGCCATCAAAAGAGACTCCCGAACAAGTACCACCAACACCATTACGATGTATAACGGGGGCGGTAATGTCGGGAGGATTCGCATTTGCGATGTATTCTTTGATGATAGCGATCGCCACTACCTTTGCTGCCAAACCCATCCATTCCGATAACCCAATGGTGGTGAATATAGGCTCCGCTGTTCGTACCCTAGTTGTGGGTGTGGTGGCTTTGGGAACGGGTATATTTGGTATAGTAGCTTTGGGTTTGTTAGCCTTATCTGTACAATTAGTAATACAGCAGTTTACAACCTCTAAGAATAGTTAA
- the ispE gene encoding 4-(cytidine 5'-diphospho)-2-C-methyl-D-erythritol kinase, with product MRSYSLIAPAKINLYLEIIGDRPDGYHELAMILQSIDLADQIDLHAASTEAIRVYCNHPQVPTDNSNLAYRAAALMAKQFPDAFNNFGGMDITVKKRIPVAAGLAGGSTNAAAVLVGIDLLWNLGLTKSELEELGAQLGSDVPFCVSGGTVIATGRGEQLSPLTSLNNIYIVLAKYHSLEVSTAWAYKTYRQVFGSTYIKNTEDLAARASAVHSGEIVKAILDKDAAEISRKMHNDLEKVVLPAYPQVLQLRELFASQEGVLGTMMSGSGPSVFAIVESKAQAEVVKERIRSAIPDEDLELFVTRTIATGIQILK from the coding sequence ATGCGTTCTTATAGTTTAATTGCACCTGCGAAAATCAACTTATATTTAGAAATCATTGGCGACCGCCCTGATGGATATCATGAGTTGGCGATGATACTGCAAAGTATCGACCTTGCAGACCAAATTGATTTACACGCCGCAAGTACGGAAGCGATTCGTGTTTACTGCAACCACCCCCAAGTACCTACAGATAACAGTAATCTAGCATACCGAGCCGCCGCACTGATGGCGAAGCAATTCCCCGATGCTTTTAATAATTTCGGTGGGATGGATATTACTGTAAAAAAACGGATTCCTGTGGCTGCGGGGTTAGCTGGAGGTTCGACAAATGCAGCAGCGGTGTTAGTGGGGATAGATTTACTCTGGAACCTGGGATTAACTAAATCAGAATTAGAAGAATTGGGCGCACAACTCGGTTCAGATGTGCCGTTTTGTGTTTCTGGGGGAACAGTAATTGCTACAGGTAGAGGTGAACAACTTTCTCCTTTAACAAGTTTAAATAACATATATATAGTATTAGCTAAATACCATAGTCTAGAAGTTTCTACAGCTTGGGCTTATAAAACCTATCGGCAAGTATTTGGTAGCACATATATTAAAAATACCGAAGATTTAGCGGCTCGTGCTAGTGCAGTTCATTCGGGAGAAATTGTCAAAGCTATCTTAGATAAAGATGCGGCAGAAATTAGCCGAAAAATGCACAATGATTTAGAAAAGGTAGTATTGCCAGCTTATCCTCAAGTATTACAACTGCGCGAATTATTTGCTAGTCAAGAAGGGGTTTTAGGCACAATGATGTCAGGTTCAGGACCTTCAGTATTTGCCATTGTGGAATCAAAAGCACAAGCAGAAGTAGTCAAGGAACGTATACGATCAGCAATACCTGATGAGGATTTAGAATTGTTTGTAACTCGGACAATTGCAACTGGAATTCAAATATTAAAGTAA